The Bacillus sp. F19 DNA segment TTTACGGGGATGAAGGAACAAAGATGTTTTTTATGGGATTTGAAGGTGTGACATACGAAGAGAAAAATGGAGAGTTAGAATACACTGAGAATATGACAAAAAACCCTGATGGCTTAAATTTGGATCAGGCATTGAGCGAATATCTTACATGGCCGGGCGGGTATTATCCTGGAATTGTTAAAGAAAAATACTTTAAAGGGGCTGAAGGTAAGCCTGCAACTAAAGAAAATGCACTAAAATCTGAACCTTACGCCATTAAACAAGAAGACATTTGGCCTGCATTTAACTTCAGTCCAGAAGAACAAGAAGAGCTGTCAACCATTTCAACTGATATAACGACATATGTAGATGAAATGACAGCAAGCTTTATCTCCGGAAAAACACCATTATCGAAATGGGAGGATTATGTTCAGACCCTTAAACAAATGAACTTAGACCGCTACATGGAGATTTATGAATCCGGCTATAAGAATTACAAGAAATAATGGGTGACATGGTAACCTATAAGCTTCCTTATAGGTTACCTGAATTTCTTCATAGAAACTGGGTGAAATGATGACTTCAAGAATGCTGTTGCTGGGAAGCTATAAGCTCTGTGAAAAGATTATGATAGCAGCCTATCTAAATGTTCTATGGATTATATTTACAGCAGGCGGCTTCATTGTATTCGGAATCTTCCCTTCTACTGTAGGACTATTTACAGTTATTAGAAAAATGATTCTTTACAAAGATCATGATATTAAAATATTCAGCGAGTATTGGAGAGCAGTAAAAAAAGAGTTTGTGAAATCGAATGCTATGGGCATTCTATTAACCCTTATCACATTGCTTCTTTGGCTAAACTTTCAGCTGCTTCAAATCATCGATGGAATACCACATCTCATACTTCTACTGGTCATATGCATGATTGGAATGATTTGGGTCATTCTCTTACTCTATTGGATTCCAATATATGTACATTTTGAACTGCCTATTCGGAACGTTTTGAGCGCAGCTTTTCTGGTTGGTTTATCCAATCCTCTTTATACAATCTTAATGATTTTAGGGTTATCCGTACTGTACATGATTCTGCTTATCGTACCTGGTTTATTTCCCTTTTTTTCAATCAGCGTCTCTGTCTTCCTCATCATGCAGCTTGCTCTTAAAGCCTTTGAACGGAATCAAAAAATCACTTTCAGAAATGAGGAAAAGAAATGAAAGGAACATTTTTGGCTATAGGGCTTACAGTATCAGCCCTGTTAGCATTTCCATCGTTATCTCATGCAGCATCTGCTGATAATGTTTATTTAGGACCTCTAAAGAGTGTTGAGTCTGATATCGTCATGAGTGATTGGTCACCAACTATTACTGCGCCTTATACATATTGGGCCACTCAAAACTGGAATCAAGGTGCAGAGGGCGGCGGATATGCAGGCTTTCAGCAGCAGGACGATCGGGCTTGGGCAAACAGGACCGTACATTTTGCATTATGGGACCCAATGGCTGTTCAAGCTCCCATTGTTTCCTTATATTCTCACCCTGATGCAAAAGTCGAGCGTTTTGGCGGAGAAGGAACAGGATTAAAGGTAATGACACCATATGAATGGGATCTTTCAAAATGGTATCGAATGGTTATCAAACGATGGGATATGCAGGATGGCACTCATTTTGGGCAATGGGTAAAAGATGTCAGCTCTGATAAATGGGCTCTCATCACAGAAGTAGCCTATCCCGTTAAAGATGTGAATTTTGGCGGACGATTCACTCTTTTCCAAGAAGATTGGGCTGGCACTGCAGAGAACGCAAGAGGTGCACGCACAAAGAATGGCTACAATCGATCAATTGATGGAACGTGGAATTCCTGGGATAAGCAGACAATGTCAACTAATAGCTCGAATACAAATTGGGCAGGAGGAGCAACCGAAGAATACTTTTGGTATCAATCTGGCGGAACAACCATTCCTAACCTTGCCAATCCGACGACTTTAACTATCAGCCAGCCAGCAGAACCAGAACTTGATGATATCGAAATCGATTCTGTTAAAGCTATAACTAAAAATAAAAAAGTGCATATAAGCTGGCAGCTGAAAGAATCCAGTTCTCCGCAATTTGAATATGAAATCACAATTGTCGAAACTGAAAATCAAACACAAGCAGCATCAGTGACGAATATTGATACAAAGTCTAATTCAGAAATATTGATAGCCTCATTAGATAAAAAGAAAACATATAACGCTGAGCTTAAAATTACGGATATTTTTGGTCAGCAAAAAACAATAACAAAACAAATCATCCAAAAGCAGTAAAATTGAAACTCAGCTCTATCAATTTTTTCTTTGCATTAAAATACTCCAATACGATAAGGCACTATATAATGAAAAAATATCATATATAGCTTTACTTATTGTTTAAGGAGGAATCTAATGTCAAAAAAAACAGTGCTTATTACCGGGGCTTCAAGCGGGTTTGGCATGCTTGCAGCACATGAACTTGCAAAAGCCGGATATCACGTGATAGCCACAATGAGAAATCTGGAAAAAAAAGCGGGACTGATGAAGTCCATACTGGATGATGGCCTTGATGAAAATGTGACATTGCTTGAGCTTGATGTCACGTCCACTGACTCCATTCAGGCGCTTAAAGATTTTTTGAATGAAACAGGCAAAATAGACATTCTCATCAATAACGCTGGATATGCATTTGGCGGCTTCGGCGAGGAAATTACAGCTGATGAGTACAGAGAGCAATTTGAAACTAACTTTTTTGGTGTGATTGCCGTTACACAGGCTGTCCTTCCTTTTATGCGATCCCAGCGAAGCGGCAAGATTATTAATATGAGCAGCATAAGCGGATTGATCGGCTTTCCGGGACTGTCGCCGTATGTTTCGTCAAAGCATGCACTTGAAGGCTTCAGTGAAAGCCTTCGCCTTGAAGTGAAGCCTTTCGGCATTGATGTTATTTTGGTGGAGCCCGGGTCTTTTTCTACAAATATTTGGACAACAGGCAAGAGAGTTTCCCCTGTCTCAATGGAAGCAAGTTCTCCGTATTTTGAATATATGATTGGAATAGAAGATGAGCTTAAACGGGGAAGAGAAAAACTTGGAAATCCAGGCGAGGTTGCTGCACTCATTGTAAAGCTTTGTAAAAAAAAGACTGGTGTTAAACTGAGATACACGGTTGGAAAAGGGGTCCGTTTTTCTCTATTCTTAAAAAGAATTCTTCCATGGAGTGTGTGGGAATCGATCATCATTGGAAAACTGCTGCCCAATAAGAAATAGAACCCATCTTTTTGACGGGTTCTTTTCCATTTTAGCCCTCTAATACCTTTCGTTTCTGAAACTCTTCCTTTATATCATTGAATAAATCTTCATCTGTCAGAAGTCTTAATCCAGTCAAAGCAAGACCTTTTGCCCCCAGAAGCAGAGCTTCGTCACCACGCTCAGATTTAGCTGCTTCCCTGAA contains these protein-coding regions:
- a CDS encoding DUF3472 domain-containing protein; its protein translation is MKGTFLAIGLTVSALLAFPSLSHAASADNVYLGPLKSVESDIVMSDWSPTITAPYTYWATQNWNQGAEGGGYAGFQQQDDRAWANRTVHFALWDPMAVQAPIVSLYSHPDAKVERFGGEGTGLKVMTPYEWDLSKWYRMVIKRWDMQDGTHFGQWVKDVSSDKWALITEVAYPVKDVNFGGRFTLFQEDWAGTAENARGARTKNGYNRSIDGTWNSWDKQTMSTNSSNTNWAGGATEEYFWYQSGGTTIPNLANPTTLTISQPAEPELDDIEIDSVKAITKNKKVHISWQLKESSSPQFEYEITIVETENQTQAASVTNIDTKSNSEILIASLDKKKTYNAELKITDIFGQQKTITKQIIQKQ
- a CDS encoding oxidoreductase is translated as MSKKTVLITGASSGFGMLAAHELAKAGYHVIATMRNLEKKAGLMKSILDDGLDENVTLLELDVTSTDSIQALKDFLNETGKIDILINNAGYAFGGFGEEITADEYREQFETNFFGVIAVTQAVLPFMRSQRSGKIINMSSISGLIGFPGLSPYVSSKHALEGFSESLRLEVKPFGIDVILVEPGSFSTNIWTTGKRVSPVSMEASSPYFEYMIGIEDELKRGREKLGNPGEVAALIVKLCKKKTGVKLRYTVGKGVRFSLFLKRILPWSVWESIIIGKLLPNKK
- a CDS encoding DUF624 domain-containing protein, with protein sequence MMTSRMLLLGSYKLCEKIMIAAYLNVLWIIFTAGGFIVFGIFPSTVGLFTVIRKMILYKDHDIKIFSEYWRAVKKEFVKSNAMGILLTLITLLLWLNFQLLQIIDGIPHLILLLVICMIGMIWVILLLYWIPIYVHFELPIRNVLSAAFLVGLSNPLYTILMILGLSVLYMILLIVPGLFPFFSISVSVFLIMQLALKAFERNQKITFRNEEKK